In one Butyrivibrio proteoclasticus B316 genomic region, the following are encoded:
- the pncB gene encoding nicotinate phosphoribosyltransferase, whose protein sequence is MERIITSLLETDAYKFSMGQAIYHQFSDYKTTWTFKCRNKDVHFTKEMVEEIKRQIKAYCELRFTEEELEYLENIVWIKGSYVDFLRLWQARFDDFTIDDNAECGLNIETKGTWLNTSMYEIPTLAIVNEVYFRMQYNYDELFESFKKRLAQKVEKVKDGTYKLAVFSEFGLRRRLSAEAQDLAVKTLAEADLKDSKFLGTSNVYLAKKYNVTPVGTMAHEWIMCSGQGNHKHNPAYSNWYALDAWVKEYGILNGTALTDTITTDCFLKDFQLTYATLFSGVRHDSGDPVEWGEKMIRHYEGLGIDPKTKTLLFSDSLDFERADKLFRHFNGKARVGFGIGTYISNDTDVEPLNIVMKTTRCNGQDVAKISDVKGKGMCKNPEYVDYLQRCIDWRLTHETKI, encoded by the coding sequence TTACATCACTTCTTGAAACAGACGCTTATAAATTTTCTATGGGACAGGCAATCTACCATCAGTTCAGCGACTATAAGACAACCTGGACATTTAAGTGCAGAAACAAGGATGTACACTTTACTAAAGAGATGGTTGAAGAAATCAAGAGACAGATCAAGGCTTATTGCGAGCTTAGATTTACAGAAGAGGAACTTGAATATCTTGAAAATATTGTCTGGATCAAGGGCTCTTACGTAGATTTCCTGAGACTCTGGCAGGCTAGATTTGATGACTTTACGATTGATGACAACGCTGAGTGCGGTCTTAATATTGAAACAAAGGGTACTTGGCTCAATACTTCAATGTACGAGATCCCGACACTTGCAATTGTCAATGAAGTATATTTCAGAATGCAGTATAACTATGATGAACTCTTTGAGAGCTTCAAGAAAAGACTTGCTCAGAAGGTCGAGAAGGTAAAAGACGGAACCTACAAGCTTGCAGTTTTCAGTGAGTTTGGACTTCGCAGAAGACTCTCAGCTGAGGCTCAGGACCTTGCAGTCAAGACTCTTGCTGAGGCAGATTTAAAGGATTCCAAATTCCTTGGAACATCTAACGTTTACCTTGCCAAGAAGTACAACGTAACTCCGGTTGGAACAATGGCTCACGAGTGGATCATGTGCTCAGGCCAGGGCAATCACAAACACAATCCGGCTTATTCTAACTGGTATGCCCTTGACGCATGGGTTAAGGAGTATGGAATCTTAAACGGAACAGCACTTACAGATACCATCACTACAGATTGCTTCCTCAAGGACTTCCAGCTCACATATGCCACACTCTTTAGCGGTGTTCGCCATGACTCAGGAGATCCTGTTGAATGGGGTGAGAAGATGATAAGACACTATGAGGGCCTTGGAATCGATCCTAAGACCAAGACACTTCTCTTTAGTGACAGTCTTGATTTTGAGAGAGCAGACAAGCTCTTTAGACATTTTAACGGAAAAGCCAGAGTTGGCTTTGGAATAGGTACTTACATTTCAAATGACACAGATGTTGAACCACTTAATATCGTAATGAAGACAACAAGATGTAATGGACAGGACGTAGCCAAGATTTCTGATGTTAAGGGCAAGGGAATGTGCAAGAATCCTGAATATGTTGACTATCTGCAGAGATGTATCGACTGGAGACTTACTCACGAGACCAAAATCTGA